The sequence GGTCGGCACGTCGAGCACCGAGGAGGCCGCCTGGTTCGCCACTGCCTTCCCGCTGCTGGCCTGGGAGCGGGGCCGGGGATGGGACCGCGGGCCCGCGGTCCCCGTGACCGGGGAGATGGCGGTGAGCGAGGACTTCGTTCTCTCGCTCGCGGTGGCCGCTCCCTCGGGCCTCGAGGTGCTGGCGACCGGCACGGCGATCGGCACGTCCGACGGCCCCGACGGGACGACGATCCATCGATTCGGGTCCCCGGCCGTTCGCGACGTCGCGGTGTCCGTCGGTCAGTTCGACGTCGCCGAGCGGGTGATGGCCGGGGTGCGCGTGCAGGTGGCCGCCGACGAGGGGGTCGAGGCCGCGGATCCGTCGGACTGGCTGGACCAGATCGAGGAGTCGATGAGGGACCTGATCGACCTGCTGGGTCCTTTTCCCTACCCCGACCTGTCGGTCACGGTCCTGTCGGCCCAGACCAGCGGCATCGAGTTCCCCGCGGCGATCCAGTTCGGCGACGTGGATCCGCAGGAACGGCGCGGGCTGGTCGCCCACGAGCTGGCACACATGTGGTTCTACGGCCGGGTCGGCAACGACCAGGGTGAACACCCCTGGCTCGACGAGTCGTTCGCGACGTTCGCCCAGATGGTGTCCGGGGGCGATGACCTCCCCGAGGCACCCGTCGCGCGGGACAGCGCTCCGCCGGTGGGTGGGCCGATGTCCTACTGGACGGAGTTCCGCCGGCCGAGCAGCGTCTACTACGAGACCGTCTACATCCGCGGCGGCGCCGCCCTGGTCGCCGCCCGTGAGCGGGTTGGCCGGGAAGACTTCGACGCCGCACTCGCCGACTACCTGCGCGAGAATGCCTACTCGATCGCGACTCCCCAGGACGTCGTGGACGCGTTCGCCGAGGTGCCCGAGGCCCTGGCTGTCCTGCGCGAGGTGGGCGCGCTCCCCTGACCCCTCACGGCAGGCAGGCGATGCCCGTCGCCGCGCGGCCGGATCCGTATGCACAGCCTCACCGCGCCTCGGGTCAGCGGGCGCAGGTCATGCAGGTGCGGGCGGTCGGCCGGGCGGCGAGGCGCTCGGGCGCGATGGGCCGCCCGCAGCTCTCGCACCGGCCGTAGGTGCCGGCTTCCACGGCCGTCACGGCGGCGTCGACGTCGGCCAGTCGCCGTCGCGCCTGCGCCAGCAGCGCGGCGAGCTGCTGGCGCTCGAACGCGATCGTCGCGCCCTCCGGGTCGTGCTCGTCGTCGGCGTTGGACGCCTGCGACGCCGCCACGATCGCATCGAACTCGCGGGTCAAAGCCTCGATCTGGGTCAGCGCCGCCGCGCGCTCGGCACCCAGCGGATCAGCGGTCACGGCGCAGCAGCCGCAGCGAGCCGGTGCCCGGGAGCTCGGTGAAGTCCCCGGACTCCAGCACCCGCGTGTAGACGCCGTAGGGGGCCTGCCCGCCGTCGGCCGGGTCGGGGAAGACGTCGTGGATCGCCAGCGTGCCGTGGACAGCGAGCTTCGTGACCCACGCGTCCTGGTCGCGGCGCGCGGACTCCTCGGTGTGGCTGCCGTCGAGGAAGAGCAGGGCGAGCGGGCTCGTCCACAGCGGCGCGAGCGTCTCGGAGCGGGTGACCACGGCGATCACGACGTCCTCGGCGCCGGCCTCGGCGATGGTGCGGCGGAACCGCGGCAGCGTGTCGATCCGGCCGACGGCGGGGTCGACCAGCGACGGGTCGTGGTACTCCCAGCCCGGCTGGTGCTCCTCCGATCCGCGGTGGTGGTCGACGGTGACCACCTGCCGGCCGGTCTCGCGCCCGGCGGCGGCCAGGTAGAGCGCGGACTTCCCCATCCAGCTGCCCACCTCGAGCAACGGCCCGGGGACGGCGACGGCGCGCGCGGCCTCGTACAGGGCGCGGCCCTCGTCGTCGGGCATGAAGCCCGGGGCGGCCGAGGCGGCGGCGAGCAGTGGCAGGACCCCGTCCTCCTTCCGCCTCGCACGCTCGGCGCGAGCCTCGGGACGGGGTCGGTCGATCGTCATCCGGAGAACCTAGCCCGCAGCGCGGTCAGCCTCCGCTCGGTGCCGGTGCCGCCCTGCGCGTCGGCGGCCTTCGCGAAGAAGGCGCCGGCGGCAGTCGTCACCGGCACGGCGAGGACCAGGGCGATGGCGCCGACGAACGTGCGGATGACCTCCTCGGCCAGCGCCACGGAGGTGATCGTCGTCCAGATCGGCTGCGCGTAGACCTCGATCAGCAGCAGGAGCGGCAGCGCGGCACCCGCGTAGGCGAAGACGATGGTGTAGACGGTCGAGGCGATGTGGTCGCGGCCCACCGCCATGCCCCGCCGGTACAGCTCCCGCCAGCTCATCGAGGGGTCGACCTCGTGCAGCTGCCAGATCGCCGACGCCTGGGTGATGGTCACGTCGTTGAGCACGCCGAGCCCCGCGACGACGATCCCCGCGAGCACCAGGCCCGAGAAGTCCAGCGTCGGGTCGTAGCCCTGCAGCGTCACCGTCTCCTCGCTGGTCACGCCGGTCAGCCGGGCCGTGGCGACGGCGAGGGAGCCCATCACCGCGACCAGCGTCAGGCCGAACAGCGTGCCGACCAGCGCCGTCGTCGTCCGGGCCGAGAAGCCGTGCGCCAGGTAGAGGACGACGAACATGATCGCGGCCGACCCGACCAGGGTGACCAGCACCGGTGACCCCTCACCGAGCAGCCCCGGCAGCACGAACCGGAGCAGCACGAAGAAGGCGAACGCGAGCCCCAGCAGCGCAGCCAGCCCCCGCAGTCGCGCGACGAGCCCGACGACCAGCGCGAACGCCAGGGCCAGGACGACGATGGGCGTGTCCCGCGCGAAGTCGTAGAAGGCGTACGCCGCCCCGCCCTCGGCGCCGGCGTCCCGGGTGAGGACCAGCACGTCGCCCTGCTCGACCCCGTTGGCCATGACCACGGGGTCCAGCTGGATCTGGACGAAGTCGCCGTCGCCCTCGCCGCCGAGGACCTCGACCACGGCGTCGCCGCAGGTGGCGGGCAGGTCCGGCGTGCCGCAGTCGACCGGCTCCAGGGAGGCGACCCGGCCATCGGGATAGGTGGTCCCCGGGGGCAGGGCCTGCTCGGCCGCCTGCTCCGCCCGCGTCGGCTCCCCTCCGGGCCAGAGGACGAGCAGGCCGATCACCGTGGCCAGGCCGACGGGCACCAGCAGCAGCAGCATGAGCCACACGGCCCGCCGCCGGCGCCCGAGCGCCTCCGCCGTGGGCGGCGGCGCGTCCGGGTCGTGGGCGTGGCTGTGGGAGTGGGGCGACGACACCCGGTCAGGCTAGGAGCCCGGACCTGTGCGGGCAGCACCCGACACCGGTCAGGAGTGCTCGGTCCCCCGCGACCGGGGCCCGCCGTCCGGAGTCGCCTCGGCCGACACCCGCCCGCCGGCGTCGACGATGGTGAACCGGTGCCAGAGCCCGGTGAGCTGCAGCGGGCGGGCCACCGACGCCGGCGGGTCGACCAGCACCGTCTCGATGGCCCGCGGCACCCCGAGCTTCTGCAGTTGCACGAGCACCGCCAGCCCGGCGGAGTTCATGAACGGGACCTCGCGGAGGTCCAGCTCGACCCGGCGCAGCGAGTGCTCGGTGAGCAGCAGGTCGGTCACGCAACGCACGAGCGGGCGGCGGGCGGCCTCGGTCAGCTCGCCGCCGACGGTCAGCCGGGCCGTCTCCCCCGCCACCGTGTGCGAGACGGAGGGCTCGGCGGCCGGGGCATCCTGGTGGGCGGGCTGCGGCGTGGCGCTGGTCGTCTCCTCCACGGGTCCGTCCTGCCCCGCGCGGCCCCGGTTCACGCACGGGACGGCGGAACTGCCGGCAGGACCCGCCGGGAACATTGTGCGGCCCGAGACGTTTATCAGTGTGCAAGGCCGAGGTAATCTCTGGTCGCCACTAGAGGTTCTACCTCGGGCAGCGAACACACGATCCACCGTCAAGGAGGTTCCAGCCATGATGCTGACCGCTTACGACCCGTTCGCCGCCACGTCCGCCGCCTTCCGGGCGCTGGACCAGCTCACCGGCCGCCCCGGCGCCGCCACCGCGCGGCCGCTCTCGGGCATGCCGATGGACGCCTACCGGGTCGGCGACAACTTCGTCGCCCACTTCGACCTGCCGGGCGTCGACCCGGGCTCGATCGACCTGTCGATCGAGGGCAACACCCTCACCGTCACCGCCGAGCGCTCGGTCCCCCAGTTGGAGAACGCGGAGTGGACGATCGCCGAGCGGCCGTTCGGCAGCTACACCCGCCAGCTGGTGCTCGGCCGCAGCCTCGACACCGACCGGCTGGAGGCCAGCTACCACGACGGCGTGCTGTCCATCAGCATCCCCGTCGCCGAGAAGGCCAAGGCCCGCAAGATCAACGTGACGCGGGCCGACACCCCGGCAGCCGTCGAGGGGCGCACCATCGAGGGCGAGCACCAGGCGGTCGAGAGCTGACCGCCGCCGAACCGGCAGCACGCAGGGGCCGGGCCCGCCCAGGGCCCGGCCCCTGCGCCGTCCGGCGCCTGCGACGGCGCCACGACAGGAAGGTCAGCGATGACGCCCGACCCCGCGGACCCGCTGAGCCGGCTCGATGATCCGGAGTACCCGGCGCTGACGATGAGCCAGGCCGCGGAGCTGCTCGGTGTCCAGGCCGCCTTCCTCCGCAGCCTCGACAGCTCCGGCGTCCTCCGGCCACACCGGTCCCCCGGCGGCCACCGCCGGTACTCGCGGCAGCAACTGGTGCTGGCCGCGCGGATGCGGGAGCTCCTCGACGACGGCCATCCGGTCGCGTCGGCCGAGGTCATCGTCGGACTGCAGGACGAGCTCGCGTCCGCGCGCGCGGACGTCGCCCGGCTCCGCGACCACGCCGGCGGACTTGACCACAAACCCTAGGGGGGTATGGTCGGCTGTCGACGCCGCACCCGCGGCGCCGACAGGAGGGACGACGTGGACACCACCGACAGCGGTTGCGACGCCCACGACCACGCGCACGGCTACATCCACCGCAAGGACGACTACCTCAAGCGCCTCCGGCGGATCGAGGGGCAGGCCCGCGGCCTGCAGCGCATGGTGGAGGACGAGAAGTACTGCATCGACATCCTCACCCAGGTCTCGGCCATGACGAAGGCGCTGCAGGCGGTCTCCCTCGGGCTGCTCGAGGAGCACCTGAGGCACTGCGTCGTCGACGCCGCCCGGGCCGGTGGCCGCGAGGCCGAGGAGAAGGTCCGCGAGGCCACCGACGCCATCGCCCGGCTCGTCCGCTCCTGACCGTCCGCACAGCCGAGAGGAATCTCCCGTGAGCACCACCGCCAGCTACACCGTCGTCGGCATGACCTGCGGCCACTGCGTCAACGCGGTGACCGAGGAGGTCTCCCAGGTGCCGGGCGTGACCGGCGTCGACGTCGACCTGCCCACCGGCGGCCTGACCGTCACCAGCGAGCAGCCGGTCGACGAGACCGCCGTCCGCGCCGCCGTCGAGGAAGCCGGATACGAGGTGAGCGGTCGCTGACGCGGCCGGCGCCATGAACACTCCCACGAAGATCGCCGCGTTCACCGTCGGCCTGATCGCCGTCTTCGGCGCCGCGGTCGGCGTGGGATCCGCGGTCGGCCCCGTCGGCCCGGCAGAGAACTCCTCCGGGACCGAGCACACCCCGGCCGGCGCCGGCCACGGGAGCGGCGGCCACGACGCCGCCGCCCCCGCACCGGCGGACCGGCCGGGCGGGCTCCAGGTGACCGAGGACGGCTACACCCTCGCCCTGGCCGACGACACCGTTCCGGCCGGATCCGCCACCCCGGTCGCGTTCACCGTCCAGGGACCCGACGGCTCCCCGGTGACCGCGTACGACACCGACCACGACGTCGACCTGCACCTCATCGCGGTCCGCCGAGACCTGCGCGGCTACCAGCACGTGCACCCCGATCTCGGGGACGACGGCGTCTGGCGCGCCCCGCTGACGCTGGAACCGGGCAGCTGGCGGCTGTTCGCCGACTTCACCGCCACGGCCGACGGCGAGAACCGCGTCCTCGGCGCGGACCTCGCGGTCCCCGGCGCCCACGACCCCGAGCCGCTGCCCGAACCGTCGGCCGTCGCCCAGGTGGCCGGCTACACCGTCGTCCTGACCGGCTCGCTGACCCCGGGCGAGGAGTCGGAGCTGACGCTGAGCGTGAGCCGCGACGGCGTCCCCGTCACCGACCTGCAGCCCTACCTCGGCGCCTACGGGCACCTGGTGGCGCTGCGCGACGGCGACCTCGCCTACCTCCACGTGCACCCCGCCGAGCACGACGGCACCCAGGCCGCCGCGGGGCCGCACGTCCCGTTCGTCACCACCGCCCCGTCGGCGGGCACCTACCGGCTTTTCCTGGACTTCCGGCACGGCGACGCCGTGCACACGGCCGCGTTCACGGTGGCCGCCGAGCACTCCCAGGAGCACTCCTCATGACCACCGCCTCCGGCAGCGCCACCAGCGACGTCGAGCTGCTCATCGGCGGCATGACCTGCGCGTCGTGCGCCGCCCGCGTCGAGAAGAAGCTGAACAAGCTCGAGGGCGTCACCGCCACGGTCAACTACGCCACCGAGAAGGCGAAGGTGAGCTACGCCGACGGCGTCAGCACCGACGACCTGATCGCCACGGTGGAGCGGACCGGCTACAGCGCCCGCCTGCCCGAGCCCCCGCGGCCCGAGCTCGCCGAGGAGGCCGAGGCGGACCCGGCCGATGCACCGGTGCGCGCGCTGCGGACCCGGCTGATCGTCTCGACCCTGCTCAGCGTGCCGGTGATCGCGCTGGCCATGGTGCCGGCGCTGCAGTTCGAGTACTGGCAGTGGCTGTCGCTGACCCTGGCCGCGCCGGTCGTCGTGTGGGGCGGCCTGCCGTTCCACCGGGCCGCCTGGACGAACCTGCGGCACGGCGCGGCGACGATGGACACGCTGGTCTCCCTCGGCACGCTGGCCGCCTTCGGCTGGTCGCTGTACGCGCTGTTCTGGGGCACCGCGGGGGTCCCCGGCATGACGCACCCGTTCGAGCTCACCATCGCCCGCACCGACGGCAGCGCGAACATCTACCTCGAGGCTGCGGCCGGGGTGACGACGTTCATCCTCGCCGGCCGCTGGTTCGAGGCCCGCTCCAAGCGGCGGGCGGGCGCGGCGCTGCGCGCACTGCTCGAGCTCGGCGCCAAGGACGTCACGGTCCTGCGCGGTGGCACGGAGCGGCGGATCCCCGTCGCCGAGCTGGCCGCCGGGGACCTCTTCGTCGTCCGGCCCGGGGAGAAGATCGCCGCGGACGGCGAGGTGACCGACGGCACCTCGGCGGTGGACGCCTCCATGCTGACCGGCGAGTCCGTGCCCGTGGAGGTGCGGCCCGGGGACGTGGTCACGGGAGGCACCGTCAACGCCGGCGGCCGGCTGGTCGTCCGCGCCACCCGGGTCGGGAGCGAGACCCAGCTGGCCCAGATGGCCCGGCTGGTCGAGGAGGCCCAGAACGGCAAGGCGGAGGTGCAGCGGCTCGCCGACCGGATCTCCGGCGTCTTCGTGCCCGTCGTCCTGGCCCTCACCGTGGCCACGCTCGGCTTCTGGATCGGGGCCGGCGCGGGGCTGCCGGCCGCGTTCACCGCGGCGGTCGCGGTGCTGATCATCGCCTGCCCCTGCGCGCTGGGCCTGGCCACGCCGACGGCGCTCATGGTCGGCACCGGCCGCGGCGCGCAGCTCGGCATCCTCATCAAGGGGCCCGAGGTGCTGGAGTCCACCCGCCGGGTGGACACCGTCGTCCTGGACAAGACCGGAACGGTCACGACCGGCCGCATGACGCTGCTCGATGTCGTCCCCGCCGAGGGCGAGGACGCCGACGCGGTGCTGCGGCTGGCCGGCGCGCTGGAGTCGGCGTCGGAGCACCCGATCGCGCAGGCCGTGGCCCGGGGCGCGACCGAGCGCACCGGCGCCCTGCCCGCCGTGGGCGACTTCGCCAACGTCGAGGGCCTCGGGGTCCAGGGCGTGGTCGAGGGCTCCGCCGTGGTCGTCGGCCGGCGACGGCTGCTGGCCGACTGGGCCATGCCGCTGCCCGCCGACCTGGACCGGGCCGTCACCGAGGCCGAGGGCGCGGGGCGCACCGCGATCGCGGTCGGCTGGGACGGCGCGGCCCGCGGGGTGCTCGTGGTCGCCGACGCGGTCAAGGACACCTCCGCCCGCGCGGTCGCCCAGCTGCGTGCCCTCGGGCTCACCCCGATCCTGCTGACCGGCGACAACGAGCAGGCCGCCCGGGCCGTCGCGGCGCAGGTGGGCATCGACGAGGTCATCGCCGAGGTGCTCCCCCAGGACAAGGTCGACGTCGTCCGGCGGCTGCAGGACGAGGGCCGGACGGTGGCCATGGTCGGCGACGGCGTGAACGACGCACCGGCGCTCGCCCAGGCCGACCTCGGGCTGGCGATGGGCACCGGCACCGACGTCGCGATCCAGGCCAGCGACCTCACCCTGGTGCGCGGCGACCTCCGGGTGGCCGCCGACGCGATCCGGCTGTCCCGCCGGACGCTGGGCACCATCAAGGGCAACCTGTTCTGGGCCTTCGCCTACAACGTGGCCGCGCTGCCGCTGGCCGCCGCCGGACTGCTCAACCCGATGATCGCGGGTGCGGCGATGGCGTTCAGCTCGGTGTTCGTGGTGTCCAACAGCCTGCGGCTGCGCGGGTTCGCCCCGCTTCCGGAGAACCGGGACGCGACCACGGCGGTGCCGTCCGATCCGGCGCCGCTCGAGGTGTCCGCCCGGGCCTGACCACTTCGCTCCGGACGGTCGGTCTCTGCTTCCCCTGGTAAGCAGAGACCGACCGTTCGCAGATGCACGGTGGTCCTCCGGAGGCGTCACGGTGAGTACTGAGCTCGACAACGGCAGGGGGCGCGTGGCCCGGCTCCTCTCGGCGGCCGGACTCGCCGCGGGCCTCCTCCTGCTGACCCGCCCGGAGGTCGTCGCCGCCGCGGTCGCGCCGGCGTTCCCGCGGGAACGCCTGTGGCTCGCGCGCGTCCTCGGTGCCCGGCTGGTCGCCCAGCACGCGCTCGTGCTCGCGGCCCCCACCGCGTCCGCCGTCCGGCTGGCGGCAGCCGTCGACGGCCTGCACGCGGCCAGCATGCTGCCGGTGCTGGGGCTCCCCCGCTATCGCCGGGCGGCGCTGATCAGCGGTGGGCTGGCCGCGGCGTCCGCACTCGCCGGCTGGTCTGCCGTCGGGTCACTGCGCCGTTAGCAGCAGCGCCTCGCCCACGTGGCTGCTGACTGCCAGGAACGGGTGCGCGTCCGCCGGCGGGGTCAGCCGTGCTGCTCGCGCAGCAGGTTCTTCTGCACCTTGCCGGTGGAGGTCTTCGGCAGATCTCCGCGGACGAAGCGCTTGGGCGTCTTGAAGGCGGCCAGCCGGGACCGGACGAACTCGGCCAGCTCCTGGTCGCTGACCTCGCCGCCCGCGCGCAGCGTTACGTACGCCACCGGCACCTCGCCCCACTTCTCGTGCGGCTCGGCGACCACGGCGGACTCGACGACGGCGGGGTGGGCGTCCAGGGCGCGCTCGATCTCCACCGAGGAGATGTTCTCGCCCCCGGAGATGATGATGTCCTTGCTGCGGTCCCGGATCTCCACGTAGCCGTCCGGGTGGACGACCGCGAGGTCACCGGTGCGGAACCACCCCCGCCCCCCGTCCGCGTCGGCGAGCGTGACCGCGGCGGTGGCCTCGTCGTCGCGGTAGTAGCCGAGCATCACGTCGTTGCCGCGGGCGACGATCTCCCCGACCGTCGTCGCGTCCCGCGGCACGTCGGCACCGCTGTCGTCCACGACCCGCAGCGGATCGGCGACCACGTTCCCCACACCCTGCCGGGCCTTGAGCTCCGCCTGCTGGTCGGCGCCCAGGTCGTCCCACTCCGGATGCCACTCGTTCAGCGCCAGCGGACCGTAGGTCTCGGTGAGCCCGTACAGGTGGGTGACGTTCATGTTCAGCGCCGACATGCGTGCCAGCAGGGTCGGTGTGGGCGGCGCTCCGCCGGTCTGGACCTCCACCCGGGGGTCCACCGGCCCCTCGGCCGCCTCGTCGGCGTTGAGGATCATCGTCAGCACGGTGGGCGCCGCGCTGAAGTGGGTGATGCCTTCGGTGCGCAGCAGCCGCCAGATGCGGGACGGCTCCACACGTGGCAGGCAGACGTGGGTGGCGCCGGCGGCCGAGACGGCCCACGGGAAGCACCAGCCGTTGCAGTGGAACATCGGCAGGGTCCAGAGGTACTGGCTGGTGGACCCGAGTCCGGTGTGCATGGCCATCGCCAGGGCCTGCAGGTAGGCCCCGCGGTGCGCGTACATCACCCCCTTCGGCCGTCCCGTGGTGCCGGACGTGTAGTTCAGGGCGAGCAACCCGGTCTCGTCCGCGCAGGGCAGCGCCAGCGCCTCACCGCCGGCCAGCAGCTGCTCGTACTCGCTGTCCGGGTTCCCGGCCAGCACCAGCGGGACGCCGGCCGCCGCGGCCACCTCGGTCGCGGTCGCGGCGAACTGCGGGTCGGCGACCAGGAGCGATGCCCCGGAGTGCTCCAGCACGTACCCGAGCTCAGCGGAGGAGAGCCGGGTGTTCAGCGGCACGATCACCGCGCCGGCCCACGGGATGCCGTTGTGCAGCTCCAGCATCGTGGCGCTGTTGGCGCAGAGGGCCGCCACCCGGTCGCCGGGCGCGATGCCGCGCGCGGCCAGCCCGCCGGCCAGCCGGCGGGACCGGTCGGCGAACTCGCGGTAGGTGAAGCGACGGTCCCCATCGATGATCGCGGTGCGATCGGGGAACACCCGCGCCGACCTCTCGAGGTACGCCGTGGGGCTGAGCTGACTGAACGTGAACGAGGCCATCCGGAACTCCTGGAGGTCGGCGCGAGCGGATCGTGCGGTGCTCTGGGTCCACCCTGCCCGGATCCGGCCCGACCGGCCCGGTGGGGAGCGGAACTCGCATCAGGGCGTCGCTCAACCCACCGCGGGCACCAGCAGCAGGGCGGTCGGCAGCAGGAGCAGCAGGACCGCGGCAGCGAGTGCAGCCCCGCGGGCGGCCGGTGGCAGCGGGTGGGCGGGCTCCAGCAGCCGCACGACGCGCGCCCGGACCCCGGCACCGGAGACCGCGAGGGCGCCGGTGGGCACTCCCTGGGCGCCCGGACCACCGGCCGCGGCGACGATCGCCTCGGCCAGGGTGCGCCTCGGATCGGCCCCGTGCAGCGAGGTCAGCGCGACGTCGTCGGCGCGCATCTCGACCAGCTCGCGGACCGCGCCGTACGCGCGCTCGGCCGCCGGCAGCACGGGCAACGCGGCCTTCCAGGCGACGAAGGGCAGCAGCAGCAGGTGGTGGCGCTCCCCCAGGTGCGCCCGCTCGTGCGCGACGACGGCGGCGAGCTGCTCGTCGTCCAGCTCGGCGACCATCCCGGAGGAGAGCACCAGCAGTGGCCGGGCACCCGGGATGCAGAAGGCCACCGGCGCCGGGTGCTCGAGCAGCCGGGCGTCCGGCTGCGGCGCCGGCTGCACCACCAGCTCGAGCAGCTCCCGGTGCCGCCGGCGGGTGCGGGTGATCCGGATCCAGGACAGCACCAGGACGCCGACCAGCTCCGAGGCCAGCACCACGGCGAGGGTGAGGGTGACCCAGTGGTCGCCGCGCACCGGCCCGTCGGCGGAGTGGCCGGCCAGGAGCGACCACGCCGCTTCCGGGAGCGAGTGACCCCACGGCGCCAGGCCGTGCACCAGCAGGGCGCCGATGATCGACAGCCCGCCGGCCAACCCGATCGCCTGCCAGCAGAGCAGCGCCACCAGCGGGTCCCGCCCCGGCCAGCGGGAGCGGGCGAGCAGCGCCGGCACCGGCCACGCGAGCAGCGCGGCCAGCACGGCGAGGGTGACGGCGGTGGCGGGGAGCACCGGTGGGTCAGCCGCGCGCGGCGTCGTCCGGGCCGGCTCCCGCGAGCAGTTCCCGGAGGATGCGCGCCTCGTCGGCGTCGACGCCCCCGACGAACCGCGCGAGCACCGCCTGGCGGTCGGCGGCCTGACCGAGCACCTCGCGCATCACCTGGGCGGCGTGCTCCTCGCGGCTGGACCGCGGGGAGAACCGGCGGGGCCGGCCCTCGTCGTGGACGACGAACCCCTTCTGCTCCAGCCGGGTCAGCACGGTGTGCACGGTGGTCAGCGCGAGCCCGCGGTCGGTCAGTTCGTCGCGCAGCCGGGTCGCGGCGACCGGGCCGTCGGCGGCCCACAGCCGCTCCATGACCGCGCGCTCCAGGTCTCCCAGCGACGCCATCGGCCCTCCTGTTCCACGGATCACACGACACTCTTCTACGCCTTGTAGAACTCGTCTTCTACCAGGCGTAGAAAGAATGTGCCGATCGTACGACGGTCGCCGCCGAGGACGAAGGAGCAGGCTCCGTGGACGTGCTGGACATCGCACGGTGGCAGTTCGGGATCACCACCGTCTACCACTTCCTGATGGTGCCGCTGACCATCGGCCTGGGGGTCCTGGTCGCGGTCATGCACACGATGTGGGTGCGGACG is a genomic window of Blastococcus sp. HT6-30 containing:
- a CDS encoding acyl--CoA ligase family protein; its protein translation is MASFTFSQLSPTAYLERSARVFPDRTAIIDGDRRFTYREFADRSRRLAGGLAARGIAPGDRVAALCANSATMLELHNGIPWAGAVIVPLNTRLSSAELGYVLEHSGASLLVADPQFAATATEVAAAAGVPLVLAGNPDSEYEQLLAGGEALALPCADETGLLALNYTSGTTGRPKGVMYAHRGAYLQALAMAMHTGLGSTSQYLWTLPMFHCNGWCFPWAVSAAGATHVCLPRVEPSRIWRLLRTEGITHFSAAPTVLTMILNADEAAEGPVDPRVEVQTGGAPPTPTLLARMSALNMNVTHLYGLTETYGPLALNEWHPEWDDLGADQQAELKARQGVGNVVADPLRVVDDSGADVPRDATTVGEIVARGNDVMLGYYRDDEATAAVTLADADGGRGWFRTGDLAVVHPDGYVEIRDRSKDIIISGGENISSVEIERALDAHPAVVESAVVAEPHEKWGEVPVAYVTLRAGGEVSDQELAEFVRSRLAAFKTPKRFVRGDLPKTSTGKVQKNLLREQHG
- a CDS encoding M56 family metallopeptidase gives rise to the protein MLPATAVTLAVLAALLAWPVPALLARSRWPGRDPLVALLCWQAIGLAGGLSIIGALLVHGLAPWGHSLPEAAWSLLAGHSADGPVRGDHWVTLTLAVVLASELVGVLVLSWIRITRTRRRHRELLELVVQPAPQPDARLLEHPAPVAFCIPGARPLLVLSSGMVAELDDEQLAAVVAHERAHLGERHHLLLLPFVAWKAALPVLPAAERAYGAVRELVEMRADDVALTSLHGADPRRTLAEAIVAAAGGPGAQGVPTGALAVSGAGVRARVVRLLEPAHPLPPAARGAALAAAVLLLLLPTALLLVPAVG
- a CDS encoding BlaI/MecI/CopY family transcriptional regulator encodes the protein MASLGDLERAVMERLWAADGPVAATRLRDELTDRGLALTTVHTVLTRLEQKGFVVHDEGRPRRFSPRSSREEHAAQVMREVLGQAADRQAVLARFVGGVDADEARILRELLAGAGPDDAARG